The Manis javanica isolate MJ-LG chromosome 6, MJ_LKY, whole genome shotgun sequence genome contains a region encoding:
- the LOC108401602 gene encoding olfactory receptor 8A1-like, whose translation MVTPNHSAVTEFILGGLTSRPELQLPLFLLFLAIYSVTVVGNLGMFTLIWLNAQLHTPMYYFLSNLSLIDLCFSSVITPKMLVNFVSEKNVISYAGCMSQLSIFFVFVVAECYMLTVMAYDRYVAICRPLLYNVIMSHQVCSLLVAVVYAMGLIDSTIGTVLMIKLSYCELLISHYFCDILPLMKLSCSSTYDVEMILFCVAGFNIVVTSLTVLVSYAFILSSILRISTTEGRSKAFSTCSSHLAAVGLFYGSNAFMYLKPSTANSLAQENVASVFYTTVLPMLNPLIYSLRNKEVKAAVQRTLRRKVFLS comes from the coding sequence ATGGTCACCCCAAATCACTCGGCAGTGACAGAGTTCATCCTGGGGGGACTCACGAGCAGACCAGAGCTCCAgctgcccctcttcctcctcttcctggccATCTACTCGGTCACCGTGGTCGGGAACCTGGGCATGTTCACACTGATCTGGCTGAATGCTCAGctgcacacccccatgtactacTTCCTCAGCAACCTGTCCCTCATAGATCTCTGCTTCTCCTCCGTCATTACCCCTAAAATGCTGGTGAACTTTGTGTCAGAGAAGAACGTCATCTCCTATGCGGGGTGCATGTCACAGCTCTCCATCTTCTTTGTGTTTGTCGTTGCTGAGTGTTACATGCTGaccgtgatggcctatgaccgctatgtcgcCATCTGCAGACCTTTGCTTTACAATGTCATCATGTCTCATCAAGTCTGCTCCCTGCTGGTGGCTGTGGTCTATGCCATGGGGCTCATTGACTCAACAATAGGGACCGTCCTCATGATAAAACTATCCTACTGTGAGCTCCTCATCAGTCACTACTTCTGTGACATCCTCCCCCTCATGAAGCTGTCCTGCTCCAGCACCTATGATGTTGAGATGATTCTATTCTGTGTGGCTGGATTCAACATTGTAGTTACCAGCTTAACAGTCCTGGTTTCCTACGCCTTCATCCTCTCCAGCATCCTCCGCATCAGCACCAcagagggcaggtccaaagccttcAGCACCTGCAGCTCCCACCTGGCAGCGGTGGGCTTGTTCTACGGATCAAACGCATTCATGTATTTAAAGCCCTCAACAGCCAACTCCCTGGCCCAGGAGAACGTGGCCTCCGTGTTCTACaccacagtcctccccatgcTCAACCCCCTGATCTACAGCTTGAGGAATAAGGAGGTAAAGGCTGCCGTGCAAAGAACACTGAGGAGAAAAGTGTTTCTGAGttaa
- the LOC118968819 gene encoding olfactory receptor 8A1-like, with translation MATQNHSAVTEFILGGLASRPELQLPLFLLFLAIYWVAVVGNLGMFTLIWLNAQLHTPMYYFLSNLSLVDLCYSSAVTPKMLVNFVSEKNTISYAGCMSQLSFFLVFGVAECYMLTVMAYDRYVAICRPLLYNIIMSHQVCSLLVAVVYAMGLIGSTIGTALMLKLSYCELLLSHYCCDIVPLMKLSCSSTYDVGMTVFCLPGFNIVVTSLTVLVSYAFILSSILHISTTEGRSKGFSTCSSHLAAVGLFYGSSAFMYLKPSTANSLAQENVASVFYTTVLPLLNPLIYSLRNKEVMAAVQRALRRKVF, from the coding sequence ATGGCAACACAAAATCACTCTGCGGTGACAGAGTTCATCCTGGGGGGGCTCGCGAGCAGACCAGAGCTCCAgctgcccctcttcctcctcttcctggccATCTACTGGGTCGCCGTTGTCGGGAACCTGGGCATGTTCACACTGATCTGGCTGAATGCTCAGctgcacacccccatgtactacTTCCTCAGCAACCTGTCCCTCGTGGACCTCTGCTACTCCTCAGCTGTTACTCCTAAAATGCTGGTGAATTTTGTGTCAGAGAAGAACACCATCTCCTATGCGGGGTGCATGTCACAGCTCTCCTTCTTCCTTGTGTTTGGCGTTGCTGAGTGTTACATGCTGaccgtgatggcctatgaccgctatgtcgcCATCTGCAGACCTTTGCTTTACAACATCATCATGTCTCATCAAGTCTGCTCCCTGCTGGTGGCTGTGGTCTATGCCATGGGGCTGATTGGCTCAACAATAGGGACCGCCCTCATGTTGAAACTGTCCTACTGTGAGCTCCTCCTCAGTCACTACTGCTGTGACATCGTCCCCCTCATGAAGCTCTCCTGCTCTAGCACCTATGATGTTGGGATGACAGTCTTCTGTTTACCTGGATTCAACATTGTAGTCACCAGCTTAACAGTCCTGGTTTCCTACGCCTTCATCCTCTCCAGCATCCTCCACATCAGCACCACAGAGGGCAGGTCCAAAGGCTTCAGCACCTGCAGCTCCCACCTGGCAGCGGTGGGCTTGTTCTATGGATCCAGTGCATTCATGTACTTAAAGCCCTCCACGGCCAACTCCCTGGCCCAGGAGAACGTGGCCTCCGTGTTCTACACCACAGTCCTCCCCCTGCTCAATCCCCTGATCTACAGCTTGAGGAATAAGGAGGTAATGGCTGCCGTGCAAAGAGCCCTGAGGAGAAAAGTGTTTTGA
- the LOC140850227 gene encoding olfactory receptor 8A1-like, translated as MATQNHSAVTEFILGGLTSRPELQLPLFLLFLAIYSVTVVGNLGMFTLIWLNAQLHTPMYYFLSNLSLMDLCYSSAVTPKMLVNFVSEKNVISYAGCMSQLSFFLVFAIAECYMLTVMAYDRYVAICRPLLYNVIMSIQVCSLLVAVVYAMGLIGSTIGTVLMIKLSYCELLISHYFCDIVPLMKLSCSSTYDVEMTLFCGAGFNLVVTSLPVLVSYAFILSSILRISTTEGRSKAFSTCSSHLAAVGLFYGSNAFMYLKPSTANSLAQENVASVFYTTVLPMLNPLIYSLRNKEVKAAMQRTLRRKVFLS; from the coding sequence ATGGCAACACAAAATCACTCTGCGGTGACAGAGTTCATCCTGGGGGGACTCACGAGCAGACCAGAGCTCCAgctgcccctcttcctcctcttcctggccATCTACTCGGTCACCGTGGTCGGGAACCTGGGCATGTTCACACTGATCTGGCTGAATGCTCAGctgcacacccccatgtactacTTCCTCAGCAATCTGTCCCTCATGGACCTCTGCTACTCCTCAGCTGTTACCCCTAAAATGCTGGTGAACTTTGTGTCGGAGAAGAACGTCATCTCCTATGCGGGGTGCATGTCACAGCTCTCCTTCTTCCTTGTGTTTGCCATTGCTGAGTGTTACATGCTGaccgtgatggcctatgaccgctatgtcgcCATCTGCAGACCTTTGCTTTACAATGTCATCATGTCCATTCAAGTCTGCTCCCTGCTGGTGGCTGTGGTCTATGCCATGGGGCTGATTGGCTCAACAATAGGGACTGTCCTCATGATAAAACTATCCTACTGTGAACTCCTCATCAGTCACTACTTCTGTGACATTGTCCCCCTCATGAAGCTGTCCTGCTCCAGCACCTATGATGTTGAGATGACTCTATTCTGTGGGGCTGGTTTCAACCTTGTAGTTACCAGCTTACCAGTCCTGGTTTCCTATGCCTTCATCCTCTCCAGCATCCTCCGCATCAGCACCAcagagggcaggtccaaagccttcAGCACCTGCAGCTCCCACCTGGCAGCAGTGGGCTTGTTCTATGGATCGAATGCATTCATGTACTTAAAGCCCTCCACGGCCAACTCCCTGGCCCAGGAGAACGTGGCCTCCGTGTTCTACaccacagtcctccccatgcTCAACCCCCTGATCTACAGCTTGAGGAATAAGGAGGTAAAGGCTGCCATGCAAAGAACACTGAGGAGAAAAGTGTTTCTTAGttaa